One part of the Eucalyptus grandis isolate ANBG69807.140 chromosome 10, ASM1654582v1, whole genome shotgun sequence genome encodes these proteins:
- the LOC120289040 gene encoding glutathione S-transferase-like, which yields MAMERFCMHNTRWHDYLKSVKSSEVFSSSDRSCVLDFAEFDKLNPMHLVPVLVDGDFVVSDSYAILLAASIISSSIQPLQMLTVLAKFPTLRRIHESYKTLPEYEASSPNVNPMP from the exons ATGGCAATGGAAAGATTTTGTATGCATAATACCCGCTGGCACGATTACCTCAAGTCTGTGAAATCTAGTGAAGTATTCTCTAGCTCTGATCGAAGTTGTGTGCTTGATTTTGCAGAATTTGACAAGTTAAATCCTATGCATTTGGTTCCAGTGTTAGTGGACGGAGATTTCGTGGTTTCAGATTCTTATGCAATTTTGCTG GCTGCAAGTATAATCAGCTCGAGCATACAGCCTCTTCAGATGCTGACTGTGCTG GCCAAGTTCCCTACTTTGAGGAGGATCCATGAATCGTACAAGACTTTGCCTGAATACGAAGCATCATCACCGAACGTCAACCCGATGCCATGA